From one Pseudopipra pipra isolate bDixPip1 chromosome 2, bDixPip1.hap1, whole genome shotgun sequence genomic stretch:
- the SERTM1 gene encoding serine-rich and transmembrane domain-containing protein 1 produces the protein MSEPDPSSGFVGNMENGTFLELYPTSLSTSVDSSPGRLSNVYVYVSIFLSLLAFLLLLLIIALQRLKNIISSSSSYPEYNSDAGSSFTNLEVCSISSQRSALSNLSS, from the coding sequence ATGTCAGAACCTGACCCTTCATCTGGATTTGTAGGAAACATGGAAAATGGGACTTTTCTGGAGTTGTATCCCACATCTCTTTCAACTTCAGTGGATTCATCACCTGGCCGTTTATCCAATGTTTATGTCTATGTTTCTATATTCCTTAGCCTCTtagcttttctccttttgctattgatcATTGCACTTCAGAGGCtgaaaaacataatttcttcCAGTTCCTCCTACCCAGAATACAATAGTGATGCTGGAAGTTCGTTCACTAATTTAGAGGTTTGTagtatttcttcccagcgctctgctCTCTCAAACCTTTCTTCATGA